The nucleotide sequence TTGAAAGGTAGATAGGTGGCTGAGCGGAGTCGAAGTCAGCGGACTTGAAATTATGAAAAATCTAACTTAAGAAATAGCCCTAGAACATTGAATGCCAGCCGGAGGTTCTATTCAGGAGATTATCACACGCGACTCGAGAGCATCTACAAAATCCAACATTTACGGTAGTCGCGTTACCAATGACGGAAATTTTTTAGGTTGTCTCTTTTATGAGCAGGCTAATATAATTGTTGCCTTTGAATTTTTGATTTCTTGAAATTTGGGTCTTGCAAGCATTTTTCATTATAATTTTGACATAAACTGCCTAGTGCCTACTGCCGCTGCCTACTTTCTTCTTGGGTCTTTCGCCTTGCCTTGCGAAGCATTTCCACATCAGACAAGTTTGAATGTGTGGATTTTACAACTATTATCCATTATTCTGCAACATAATAACCGCAAATTAGATTTACTTTCGCATGGTAATAAAAATATTAAATTACATAATTATACCATATACAATGAACAAGTTAATTTTAACAATTGCACTTCTTTTACCTATTTTTTCATTCATTTCTTGTAGTGAATCCGAATCTCAAAAAGAAACTATCATTATTAAAGAAAGACAAGTTGAATCTAAAGAAAATAAAGGCGCTTTAGAAAGGGCTGCTGAAAAATTGGATGATGAAGCAAACAAAAAAATTGATAAACAAATCGATAAGATAGGCGATGATAAATAAGTCATTTTAGCCCCCTACTCTTTCACATACTTCTTCTTCTTCTGACAGAATAGATTAGCAGACTAAATAGTATTTCTATTTAATTTTCTAAATATTCAGATTTCAGCAGACGGTATTGCAGTAAATCAAAGTATTTATTTTTAATTTTTTCATGCTCTTTTAAATGACCTTCTAAAGTGAAGTTATTTTTGACAGCAATGGCTTTGCTTGCTTTATTTTCAGGGTTGCACTTAATAATCAATTTGTGTAAGTTTAAGACCTTAAATGAAAATTTCACCAATTCAGATAGTGATTTGGTCATTATTCCCCGTCCGGACATTTCTTCTGTAATCCAATAGCCAATGTCAGCTCGGTTGTTAAATAAATCTATTTCCAAACCTATAAGTCCGCAAATCTCTTTATCATACTCTATGAATAAATGCAGTTCTTTATGTGTGAAAAATTGATTGCAGCAGTGCTCTAAAAAGCGCAGGCTATCTTTTTCCGTTTTATTAAATTCTACCCAGGGCAGAAATCTGTCAAGGTAACTGCGATTTTCGTTTATAAGCTCATATAATTTTTTAGCTTCAGAAACTCTGACAGACCTTAAAAAGAGATTTTGATTTACTTGCAGGGCAACTTCACTAAAGTTTATTTGTTTAATAGACATTAAAATATTTCTTTTGCTTAATAATTTTGCAATTTAAAACTATAACATTTTCAAATAGCTTTTAACTAATTTTGAACAAAACTAAAAATATAATATGTCAGATTTATTATTGAAGAATATCGCTTTTCTGGGCGGAGTAGATACAGAAGGAAAA is from Chitinophagaceae bacterium and encodes:
- a CDS encoding N-acetyltransferase, whose protein sequence is MSIKQINFSEVALQVNQNLFLRSVRVSEAKKLYELINENRSYLDRFLPWVEFNKTEKDSLRFLEHCCNQFFTHKELHLFIEYDKEICGLIGLEIDLFNNRADIGYWITEEMSGRGIMTKSLSELVKFSFKVLNLHKLIIKCNPENKASKAIAVKNNFTLEGHLKEHEKIKNKYFDLLQYRLLKSEYLEN